A window from Vigna angularis cultivar LongXiaoDou No.4 chromosome 7, ASM1680809v1, whole genome shotgun sequence encodes these proteins:
- the LOC108337401 gene encoding 17.9 kDa class II heat shock protein, with amino-acid sequence MDFRVMGLESPLFHTLHRMMDMSEEGAGEKTNNAPTQTYVRDAKAMAATAADVKEYPNSYVLLIDMPGLKSGDIKVQVEDDNVLLISGERKREEEKEGVKFLKMERRVGKFMRKFVLPENANIDAISAVCQDGVLSVTVQKLPPPEPKKPRTIEVKIA; translated from the coding sequence ATGGATTTCAGAGTGATGGGTTTGGAATCTCCATTGTTCCACACGCTGCACCGCATGATGGACATGTCGGAGGAGGGTGCAGGGGAGAAGACAAACAATGCTCCGACACAGACATACGTGAGAGACGCGAAAGCGATGGCTGCAACAGCTGCGGATGTGAAAGAATATCCGAATTCCTACGTGTTACTGATCGACATGCCGGGGTTGAAATCTGGTGACATAAAGGTTCAGGTTGAAGATGATAACGTGCTTTTGATTAGTGGGGAGAGAAAgagggaagaagagaaagaaggggTGAAGTTTCTGAAAATGGAACGAAGAGTTGGGAAATTCATGCGCAAGTTTGTTTTACCTGAAAATGCAAACATTGATGCAATCTCTGCTGTGTGTCAAGATGGTGTTCTCAGTGTTACTGTGCAGAAATTGCCTCCTCCTGAACCCAAGAAGCCTAGGACTATTGAAGTGAAGATTGCTTGA
- the LOC108337802 gene encoding probable WRKY transcription factor 50, translating to MTDNNPKPPPDTPDSDDFCNQWSFELSEYMQFDDNQWMHDDIPSFSSENVSNQVHQPSNVREFEGDESYFEGSSSRETGGRENRQVVRERFAFKTISEIEVLDDGYRWRKYGKKMVKNNPNPRNYYRCSVDGCSVKKRVERDKDDPRCVITTYEGNHTHPSSS from the exons ATGACAGACAACAATCCAAAACCACCACCTGATACACCTGACAGTGATGATTTCTGCAACCAGTGGTCTTTTGAGCTCTCTGAGTACATGCAATTCGATGATAACCAATGGATGCATGACGATATTCCGTCTTTTTCTTCTGAGAATGTCTCCAACCAGGTTCATCAACCCAGTAATGTACGTGAGTTTGAAGGAGACGAAAGCTACTTTGAAGGGTCTTCTAGCA GAGAAACTGGTGGACGTGAGAATCGGCAAGTTGTTAGAGAGAGATTTGCATTCAAAACAATTTCAGAGATTGAAGTGCTAGACGATGGATACAGATGGAGGAAGTACGGAAAGAAAATGGTGAAGAACAATCCCAATCCAAG GAATTACTATAGATGTTCAGTGGATGGATGCTCTGTGAAGAAGAGAGTGGAGAGAGATAAGGATGACCCTAGGTGTGTAATAACAACCTACGAAGGAAACCACACACATCCAAGTTCTTCCTAG
- the LOC108337748 gene encoding 17.9 kDa class II heat shock protein: protein MDLRVMGLESPLFHTLHHIMDMSEESAGDKTHNAPTLSYVRDAKAVAATPADVKEYPNSYVLQIDMPGLKCGDIKVLVEDGNVLFISGERKREEEKEGAKYLRMERRVGKFMRKFVLPENANTDEISAVCEDGVLSVTVKKLPPPEPKKSRTIEVKVA from the coding sequence ATGGATTTGAGGGTGATGGGTCTGGAATCTCCTTTGTTCCACACGCTGCACCACATCATGGACATGTCGGAGGAAAGTGCCGGGGACAAGACACACAATGCTCCGACACTGTCATACGTGCGGGACGCGAAAGCCGTGGCTGCAACACCTGCAGATGTGAAGGAATATCCGAATTCCTATGTGCTCCAGATCGACATGCCGGGTTTGAAATGTGGGGACATAAAGGTTCTGGTTGAAGATGGTAACGTGCTTTTCATCAGCGGTGAGAGAAAgagggaagaagagaaagaaggggCAAAGTATCTCAGAATGGAACGAAGGGTTGGGAAATTCATGCGTAAGTTTGTGTTACCTGAAAATGCAAACACTGATGAAATCTCTGCAGTGTGTGAAGATGGTGTGCTTAGTGTCACTGTGAAGAAATTGCCTCCTCCTGAACCCAAGAAATCAAGAACTATTGAAGTTAAGGTTGCTTGA
- the LOC108337763 gene encoding 17.9 kDa class II heat shock protein, with amino-acid sequence MDFRVMGLESPLFHTLHRMMDMSEEGVEEKTNNAPTQKYVRDAKAMAATAADVKEYPNFYVFLVDMPGLKSGDIKVQVEDDNVLLISGERKRKEEKEGVKFLRMERRVGKFMRKFVLPENANIDAISAVCQDGVLSVTVQKLPPPEPKKPRTIEVKIA; translated from the coding sequence ATGGATTTCAGAGTGATGGGTTTGGAATCTCCATTGTTCCACACGCTGCACCGCATGATGGACATGTCGGAGGAGGGTGTAGAAGAGAAGACAAACAATGCTCCGACACAGAAATACGTGCGAGACGCGAAAGCGATGGCTGCAACAGCTGCGGATGTGAAAGAATATCCGAATTTCTACGTGTTCCTGGTCGATATGCCGGGGTTGAAATCTGGTGACATAAAGGTTCAGGTTGAAGATGATAACGTGCTTTTGATTAgcggagagagaaagaggaaagaagagaaagaaggggTGAAGTTTCTGAGAATGGAACGAAGAGTTGGGAAATTCATGCGCAAGTTTGTTTTACCTGAAAATGCAAACATTGATGCAATCTCTGCTGTGTGTCAAGATGGCGTTCTTAGTGTTACTGTGCAGAAATTGCCTCCTCCTGAACCCAAGAAGCCTAGGACTATTGAAGTGAAGATTGCTTAA